A single Nycticebus coucang isolate mNycCou1 chromosome 16, mNycCou1.pri, whole genome shotgun sequence DNA region contains:
- the CCDC54 gene encoding coiled-coil domain-containing protein 54: protein MYKLHTKRVKAAAGHMWTSNLSKIRKSLKNVYHKCKIQHLYPTITSYNCEQDISCEEEMSLTIMLQDVKTAQATLLNQMTDVVGAISKIQEKFDIYQKQIELLETRVNVKEDIQSTAIASTLSLKEDLEALTKKVTELENQNSCSSLHCLEVLEGEKSKEIMKLLHKLIRPETLKNTSASTGSEIPSARPEKVPRYSKPTDTLEEKTISPQLKTPKKNNHQNASRRFKKAKSNIYIYPDFHTWIKLTFVHGGKWTFFLRATKLEEFLQWLLSRPTSLPEEPQLMTQRYGPFTGPIVSLTTICLSVFNYISCLFGFSKEEITRL, encoded by the coding sequence ATGTATAAACTTCATACCAAAAGGGTAAAAGCTGCTGCTGGGCATATGTGGACTTCAAATCTCTCGAAGATCAGAAAATCTCTCAAAAATGTTTACCATAAATGTAAGATTCAGCACCTGTATCCAACTATAACTTCCTATAATTGTGAGCAAGACATTAGCTGTGAAGAAGAGATGAGTCTTACAATAATGCTCCAAGATGTTAAAACTGCCCAAGCTACACTCCTCAACCAAATGACTGATGTTGTGGGTGCAATATCAAAAATCCAGGAAAAATTTGACATTTATCAGAAGCAGATAGAACTACTGGAAACTAGAGTGAATGTTAAGGAAGACATACAATCCACAGCAATTGCAAGTACTCTCTCTCTGAAAGAAGACCTGGAGGCTTTAACAAAGAAGGTGACAGAATTGGAAAACCAGAATTCTTGCTCCAGCTTACATTGTTTAGAGGTTCTGGAGGgagaaaagagtaaagaaatcATGAAACTGCTTCATAAACTCATACGACCGGAAACTCTAAAGAATACATCAGCTTCTACAGGCTCTGAAATACCTTCAGCAAGACCAGAGAAAGTGCCCAGGTATTCAAAACCCACTGATACTCTTGAGGAAAAAACAATTTCTCCCCAATTAAAAACTCCGAAGAAAAATAACCATCAAAATGCATCGAGAAGGTTTAAAAAAGCAAagtcaaatatttacatttaccCAGACTTTCATACATGGATCAAGCTAACTTTTGTTCATGGAGGAAAGTGGACATTTTTTCTCAGAGCCACCAAGTTAGAAGAATTCCTCCAGTGGCTTCTTTCAAGACCGACCAGTCTTCCTGAGGAACCACAGCTCATGACTCAGAGATATGGTCCATTCACTGGACCTATTGTAAGCCTGACCACAATCTGTCTCTCTGTTTTCAACTATATTTCTTGCCTTTTtggtttctcaaaagaagaaataactcgACTCTAG